A window of the Alnus glutinosa chromosome 4, dhAlnGlut1.1, whole genome shotgun sequence genome harbors these coding sequences:
- the LOC133866197 gene encoding uncharacterized protein LOC133866197, whose amino-acid sequence MSLIESVQHWNAAELQSLEKLLQSFADVFQEPTKLPPHRDHDHSIPLQAGVQVVSVSPYRYPYYHKEEIERIVKELLALRVIRPNTSPFSSPVLVVRKADASWRMCVDYCSLNNVTVKDKYPILVVDELLVLSDRVQADPGKIEAMLLGHFLRRCWRKLSPIAPILVLPNFTRSFVIECDASGVGIGVVLMQNNRPNAFLSKALKGIALHLSTYEKELFALVSAIQNWRPYLLGHTFVVKTDQQSLKFLLEQKIGTPCQQKWLTKLLGYSFKISEVKAHYQVDPDMLELLTKWHANQLDTRKYALRDGLLFYKGGLCLGNNLDLRTQVLHFVHSYPLVGHSVYERTMHKARRDFFWKGMKANL is encoded by the exons ATGTCTCTTATTGAATCTGTGCAACATTGGAATGCAGCTGAATTGCAGAGTTTGGAGAAACTGTTGCAGAGTTTTGCTGATGTTTTCCAAGAACCTACTAAGTTACCACCTCACCGAGATCATGATCACTCCATCCCGTTGCAGGCAGGGGTACAAGTAGTATCTGTTAGTCCATATAGATATCCTTATTATCATAAGGAGGAGATTGAAAGGATTGTGAAGGAACTATTGGCCTTGAGGGTTATCAGACCCAACACAAGTCCCTTCTCCTCTCCGGTCTTGGTGGTCAGAAAAGCGGATGCTAgttggaggatgtgcgtagactACTGCTCCCTCAACAATGTCACCGTCAAAGATAAGTACCCTATCCTAGTAGTAGATGAATTGTTGG TCTTGAGTGACAGGGTGCAAGCTGATCCAGGGAAAATAGAGGCCATGTTGCTTGGCCACTTCCTAAGAAG ATGTTGGAGGAAGCTGTCACCCATTGCTCCTATTTTGGTCTTGCCAAATTTCACTCGATCCTTCGTCATTGAGTGTGATGCTAGTGGAGTTGGCATTGGAGTTGTCCTCATGCAGAATAATCGGCCCAATGCATTTCTAAGTAAGGCTTTGAAGGGGATAGCCTTGCATTTATCAACTTACGAAAAGGAGCTCTTTGCTCTCGTGTCGGCCATCCAGAATTGGAGACCATATTTGTTAGGGCATACCTTTGTGGTCAAAACGGATCAACAAAGTCTCAAATTTTTGCTTGAGCAGAAGATTGGTACCCCATGTCAGCAGAAGTGGCTTACTAAGCTGCTTGGTTACAGCTTTAAG ATTTCAGAGGTCAAAGCTCATTACCAGGTGGATCCCGATATGCTGGAATTGCTTACTAAATGGCATGCTAATCAATTGGATACTAGAAAATATGCTCTTCGAGATGGACTGCTTTTTTATAAGGGCGGACTTTGTTTGGGAAACAATCTGGACCTTCGGACTCAAGTGCTGCATTTTGTTCATAGTTATCCGTTGGTTGGTCACTCAGTGTATGAGAGGACTATGCATAAGGCAAGAAGGGATTTTTTCTGGAAAGGCATGAAGGCTAATCTTTAA